AACTATGGAAGCCGGAAGGCCAGACGTTCACAGCCAACCTGTTTTTTGAACCGAGCACGAGAACGAGAATGAGCTTTGAAGCAGCCGAACGGAAGTTAGGACTGGATGTATTAAACCTTGACTGTTCCTTCTCGAGCACCCAAAAAGGGGAAACTCTTTACGATACGGTCAGGACGCTTGAAGAAATCGGTGCGGCTGCCGCAGTTATCCGGCACAGTAAAGACCGGTACTTTGATGAACTGGCCGGCAGAGTAGGAATTCCGATCATCAATGCAGGTGACGGATGTGGAAACCATCCTACCCAGTCATTGCTGGACTTGCTCACCATCCAGCAGGAATTCATCGTCCTGCAGGGGTTGAAGGTAGTTATCGTTGGAGACATCAGGCATAGCCGTGTAGCGAAATCCAATGCGGAAATTCTAGCTCGTCTTGGCGCAAAAGTTTATTTTTCAGGACCGAGAGAATGGTATGACAGTGAACTAGATGAGAATGGCTATCTTACGATGGATGAAGCGGTTGAAACAGCAGATGTACTCATGCTGCTGCGTATTCAGCACGAACGCCATGAGAACAAGAGCGGCATGACGGCTGAACAATATCATGAAAGGTACGGATTGACCGTTAATCGGGAAAAAAGAATGAAAGAACATGCCATCATCATGCATCCGGCCCCTGTAAACCGGGGAGTAGAGATTGCCGATGAACTTGTGGAATGTGAGCGTTCAAGAATTTTTAAGCAGATGAACAATGGAGTTTTTGTCAGAATGGCGGTTCTTAAATGGGCGCTGAAAACCAATTCAAAGGAGGAAACAAAGAATGGGCATCTTATTAAAGGGTGGTAAAGTACTGACTGGGACAAATGGTTTAAAAGTACAGGACATTTTAATCGAGGATACAAAAATAGCAGATATGGGCGAGTCACTGCCTGAAAAAGGCCATAAGGTGATTGACGTGTCTGGGAACCTGGTTACCCCGGGACTAATCGATCTCCATGTCCATTTGCGTGAGCCTGGCGGAGAACATAAAGAAACGATTGAAACAGGAACAAAAGCAGCTGCAAGAGGAGGATTTACGACAGTAGCCGCCATGCCGAACACTAAACCGGTGCCTGACAACGCTGCACAGCTTCAATGGGTTAATGAAAAGATCAAAGAGACCGCTTCCGTACGTGTCCTTCCTTATGCTTCGATCACAACCCGTCAGGCAGGCAAGGAACTTACGGATTTTGAAGCGTTAAAAAACAATGGTGCGTTTGCCTTCACAGATGATGGAGTAGGTGTCCAGTCGGCGGACATGATGCTTCAGGCGATGAGGCTGGCTAAACAGAGCGATGCGGTTATCGTTGCTCACTGTGAAGAAAACACACTGATCCATAAAGGATCGGTACATAAAGGAAATTTTGCGGAAAAGCATGGACTAAATGGAATCCCTTCCATATGCGAAGCGGTTCAGATTGCCAGGGATGTCCTTCTGGCGGAGGCAGCAGAAGCCCGCTATCACGTCTGCCATGTGAGTACGAAAGAATCTGTTCGTGTGATAAAAGATGCGAAGGCAGCAGGAATCAAAGTAACAGCTGAAGTAACTCCGCATCACTTGCTATTGTGTGATGAAGATATACCAGGATTAGACACGAATTATAAGATGAATCCCCCGCTGAGAGGAAATGAAGACAGAACAGCGCTGATTGAAGCCTATAAATCGGGGGTTATTGATTTTCTGGCGACTGATCATGCCCCTCATAGCAAAGACGAGAAAGACCTGGGAATGGAACTTGCTCCTTTCGGTATCATTGGTCTGGAAACAGCCTTCCCGCTTCTATACACCAATCTTGTTCAAAAGGGAGTTTTGACCCTGCAGGAACTGGTTGACGGGTTTACGCGGAAGCCAGCTGATTCGTTCGATCTTCCTTACGGAGCATTGGAGATTGGAGCAGAGGCTGACCTGACGGTGATCGACTTAAATCATGAAGAAAAAATAGATCCTGAAAACTTTGTTTCAAAAGGAAAGAATACACCGTTTGCAGGCTGGAGCTGCAAAGGTTGGCCTGTACTTACGATTGTAGAAGGCAGCATTAAGTATGAAAAGGAGAGTGTAAACGCATGAAACGGATTCTGGTTTTAGAAGACGGTACCGTATTTCACGGAGAAGGATTTGGAAGTGCAATCGATCAGGAAGGCGAAGTTGTCTTTAATACAGGGATGACGGGTTATCAGGAGATCTTGTCAGATCCTTCCTATTGCGGACAAATCGTGACACTAACATACCCGCTGATCGGAAACTACGGCGTTAACCGCCAGGACTTTGAATCCATCTCACCTGCTGTTCACGGACTGATCGTTAATGAAGCGTGTTCACTGCCCAGCCACTATCAGTCCCTAGGGACGCTTGACGAACTGTTAAAAGCAAAAAATATACCGGGTCTTATGGGAATCGATACAAGAATGTTAACTCGTTTAATCCGGAAACATGGAACGCTGAAAGGCAAGATAGCTTCAGCTGAGGCTGACACAGCTGCTATCGTAGAAGAGCTTAAATCTGCGCCGCTTAAAACGAACCATGTTCAATCTGTTTCTACGAAAACACCTTATCATCTCCCAAACACAGGACGAAGGGTCGTCGTAGTGGATTATGGGGCAAAAAGCGGGATCTTAAGAGAACTGTCACAGCGCAGCTGCGATGTGGTTGTGGTTCCCTACAATACAACAGCAGAGGAGATCTTACTGCTGAATCCAGACGGTATCCTATTAAGCAATGGCCCTGGAGACCCTAAGGATGTGCCGGAAGCCCTTCATATGATCACCAGCATTCTGGAAGAAGAAATCCCGCTGTTTGGGATCTGCTTAGGCCACCAGCTGTTCGCGCTGGCAATGGGAGCAAATACAGAAAAACTGAAATTTGGCCATCGCGGCTCAAACCATCCTGTAAAAGACCTTCAGACAGGAAAAATAACAATGACGGCACAGAACCACGGGTATACAGTCAGCCCCGAAACCCTTGCCGGAACGGAGCTTAGATTAACGCATACCGCTGTCAATGACGGAACTGTTGAAGGATTGGGACACAAAGTAAAACCCGCATTCTCAGTGCAATACCATCCAGAAGCCTCACCAGGTCCTATGGATGCCAATCCGCTGTTTGAAAAGTTCATGAACATGATGGAAACTACCAAGGAAGAGGGGAAAGAAATATGCCTAAACGCTTAGATATTAAAAAAATACTCGTGATCGGATCAGGTCCGATCGTCATTGGACAAGCTGCAGAGTTTGATTATGCCGGTACACAGGCTTGCCAGGCGTTAAAAGAAGAAGGCTATGAAGTTATCCTTGTCAACTCCAACCCGGCGACCATCATGACCGATACCTCGATGGCAGACAAAGTTTTCATAGAGCCGCTTACGGTTCCGTTTGTCAGCCGGATTATCCGCCAGGAACGCCCAGATGGACTTTTAGCCACACTTGGCGGACAGACAGGCTTAAACCTTGCTGTGGAATTGTCAGAGAGCGGCATTCTTGAAGAATGCAATGTGGAACTGCTTGGAACAACACTTTCAAGCATTCAACAGGCAGAAGATCGTGAACTTTTCAGAGGGCTGATGAATGAACTGAACGAACCGGTGCCGGAGAGCGAGATTATCCGTACGTATGATGAAGCGGCTTCATTTACAGCAGAAGTCGGCTATCCCGTGATCATTCGCCCAGCTTTCACCCTCGGTGGGACAGGCGGGGGAATTGCCAGTGATGAAGAGGAACTGAAAGAAATCGTAACGAGCGGCTTGCTTGCCAGCCCTGTACACCAGGTCTTGCTTGAAAAAAGCATCGCCGGATTCA
This genomic stretch from Fictibacillus marinisediminis harbors:
- a CDS encoding aspartate carbamoyltransferase catalytic subunit; translated protein: MKNLLTMKDLSVLEIEQILHDAHAFAKGELWKPEGQTFTANLFFEPSTRTRMSFEAAERKLGLDVLNLDCSFSSTQKGETLYDTVRTLEEIGAAAAVIRHSKDRYFDELAGRVGIPIINAGDGCGNHPTQSLLDLLTIQQEFIVLQGLKVVIVGDIRHSRVAKSNAEILARLGAKVYFSGPREWYDSELDENGYLTMDEAVETADVLMLLRIQHERHENKSGMTAEQYHERYGLTVNREKRMKEHAIIMHPAPVNRGVEIADELVECERSRIFKQMNNGVFVRMAVLKWALKTNSKEETKNGHLIKGW
- a CDS encoding dihydroorotase: MGILLKGGKVLTGTNGLKVQDILIEDTKIADMGESLPEKGHKVIDVSGNLVTPGLIDLHVHLREPGGEHKETIETGTKAAARGGFTTVAAMPNTKPVPDNAAQLQWVNEKIKETASVRVLPYASITTRQAGKELTDFEALKNNGAFAFTDDGVGVQSADMMLQAMRLAKQSDAVIVAHCEENTLIHKGSVHKGNFAEKHGLNGIPSICEAVQIARDVLLAEAAEARYHVCHVSTKESVRVIKDAKAAGIKVTAEVTPHHLLLCDEDIPGLDTNYKMNPPLRGNEDRTALIEAYKSGVIDFLATDHAPHSKDEKDLGMELAPFGIIGLETAFPLLYTNLVQKGVLTLQELVDGFTRKPADSFDLPYGALEIGAEADLTVIDLNHEEKIDPENFVSKGKNTPFAGWSCKGWPVLTIVEGSIKYEKESVNA
- a CDS encoding carbamoyl phosphate synthase small subunit; its protein translation is MKRILVLEDGTVFHGEGFGSAIDQEGEVVFNTGMTGYQEILSDPSYCGQIVTLTYPLIGNYGVNRQDFESISPAVHGLIVNEACSLPSHYQSLGTLDELLKAKNIPGLMGIDTRMLTRLIRKHGTLKGKIASAEADTAAIVEELKSAPLKTNHVQSVSTKTPYHLPNTGRRVVVVDYGAKSGILRELSQRSCDVVVVPYNTTAEEILLLNPDGILLSNGPGDPKDVPEALHMITSILEEEIPLFGICLGHQLFALAMGANTEKLKFGHRGSNHPVKDLQTGKITMTAQNHGYTVSPETLAGTELRLTHTAVNDGTVEGLGHKVKPAFSVQYHPEASPGPMDANPLFEKFMNMMETTKEEGKEICLNA